CCCGCAAAGAATGCATTTGCCCGGTTCGTAGATGATTCCAGAAGGCCGAGCGATGATCTCCAGTTTGGCACGCTCGCCGCGAAACCGATTGGGATCTGCCTGATAGCGTATGGCGTACTCACGCAAACGGCAGTGAGGAAGGGCTCGACAATCGCAGTGCAGACAGCGTGCCGCCTGGTGGACCGCCAGATCTTCGTCCCAGCGAGCGCCGGGCGGCGGCTCGGTGCGGGGGATTGGTGCAGCCAGCGTCGCCAGTTGCTCGATTTCCTCTTTTTCCAATCGCCCCATACGAACAGAGAACTTCTCCGGAACGCCTTCCACTCGGCCGAGGCGCAGGAGTTGGTCTATGCATCGGGCGGCCAGTTTTCCATCAGCACAACTGCGGACCACAAGGCCCCGTCCCCGAATCGCATTTCCGGCAGCGAAGACACGATCGAGCGGCGTTTGGAAGGTCTCGCGATTCACTGTGATGCCGCGTGGCGTGTGGGGAATGCCCAGTTGCTCCAGTCGTTCTGGCATTTGTTCCCCCAGCGCGAGAAGGACTGCGTCGTAACTCTTTTGGAGTTCCGCGAGGGTGATGCCATTTTCCCCGGGCGGCACCAACGGTGTACATGGCCGGAACTCGACCCCGAGCCGGAAAATCACATCAATTTCCGCGTCCAGAATATCTGCTGGCACGGGGCTGCCGCCGGGATCGGGACGGAAGCGGACGCGACCTCCCGCCCTGTCCGCTGCTTCAAACAGCACCACACGGTGTCCCAGTTGGCGAAGGTAAAAGGCGGCCGATAGCCCTGTCGGACCGGCACCGACGACGGCCACGGTTTCGCCGCTGTCCGGTTGGCAGGGCGGCAGGTAAGGATCGCCCGACGCAAGATCCCACTCGGCCACGTATCGTTTCAGACCGCACACCGCAACCGGGTCATCGGCTGCGTTTCGCCGGCAGCCTTTTTCGCAGGGTCGCGGACAGACCCAGCCCAGCGTGGCCGGAAGCGCGATATCCCGTTTGATCGTGCCGATTGCCTCCCGCAGCTCTTCCCTCTGAATTTGCCGCAGCATGGTGGGAATATCCATGTGCGCGGGACAAGCGAAATGGCAGGGCGCCAGGCAGTCCCCCAGGTGATCGCTCAGCAGGAGTTCCAAAGCCGTGCGACGGACGTGGGCCACCTCGTCTGTTTCACTTTCCACGACCATCCCGTCGCTCACCGGAGTACCGCAGGAGGGCACCATCCGCGCCCGCCCATTCTCGATCACTTTCACCGTGCAGACCAAGCACGAGGTCTGGGGCTTGAAACCGTCCAGGAAACACAGGGTGGGAATATCGATCCCCAACTGCCGGGCCGCTTTGAGCACGCTCGTTCCCGATGGTACGGTGATACTGCGGCCGTCAATCGTCACACGGCAAAGTGCGGAGCTCATGGCGAGGAAGAACTCCCTGTGGTGATAGCCACTTTTTGGGTGGAGTGGTCGAACAAGGGAATACTGCCGGAAACACCATTGCCCGCGGAATCAGCGATCTCCAAACGACCGGGGCCTGACGGAGGCGAAGTATGTATGGACATTTTGGAAGGTCCAACAATCTTGCCACCCGACTCAATGACTACCGCTCCTTCCGGACAAACGAGTCGGCAGGTATCACACCGGGTGCAAAGCTGATCATCGACAAAGTGTTTCTGGTACGGCCGAAGACGGATCGCATTGACGGGGCAATGCTGGGCGCACAATGTGCAACCGATGCATGCGTCCGTGATACGGTAGTGAATGAGGGGAGCACATCGTCCCGCCGGGCACTCACCCCGAATGTGGGCCTCGTACTCTTCCCGAAAATACCGTAGCGTGGTGAGGACGGGATTCGGTGCGGTCTTGCCCAATCCACAGATACTTCCCGCCTTGACAGTTTGCGATAGATCTTCGAGCGTTGGAAGGTCCTCCGGCTGGGCACGCCCCTCACAGATTCGGTCCAAAATGTCGAGCATTCGCCGGGTGCCGATGCGGCACAAGGTGCACTTCCCACACGATTGATCCTGGGTGAAGCGGAGAAAGTACCGGGCAATGTCCACCATGCAATCACTATCATCAAGGACAATCAAACCTCCCGAACCCATGATGGCGCCGGTGGCCGTCAGAGCCTCGTAGTCCACAGGGGTGTCGAAAAGCGATTCCGGGATACAACCTCCAGACGGACCACCCACCTGGACGGCTTTGAGCCTTCGGCCGGGCTGAGCACCACCCCCAATCTGTTCCACGATTTCCCGCAGGGTTATGCCCATGGGCACTTCAATGAGACCACCCCGGCGTACCTTTCCCGCCAGAGCAAAAACTTTTGTTCCCTTGCTCGTCGCGGTGCCGAGCGCGGCAAATCGCGCGGCCCCGTTCCGTATGATCCACGGCACGAGGGCGAAGGTTTCCACATTATTGACGAGGGTGGGCTGGCCGGCAAAACCGAATTCGGCGGGATAAGGCGGTCGTAAGCGGGGCATTCCACGGCGGCCCTCCAGGGAGGCGATCAGGGCCGTTTCCTCACCGCACACAAACGCCCCCGCACCTCCGTAAACACGAACATGGAAGGAATGATCCGTCCCCAGAATTCTGTCGCCCAGGATGCCCGCCTCTTCACACCGTCGAATCGCTTCCCGAACCCGTTCCACCGCGAGAGGATATTCGGCACGGATGTAAAAAATGCCTTCAGTGGCCCCCACCGCCCGGGCTGCAATAAGCATTCCCTCAATGACCCGATAGGGAAACGATTCAAGAATCATTCGGTCCATAAAGGCTCCGGGGTCTCCTTCGTCGCCATTGCAGGTAACGTATTTTTTGGTTCCCTGGGCCTTTCGCACGACTTCCCATTTCACTCCCGTGGGAAAGCCCGCCCCGCCACGACCCCGCAGGCCACTCTGTTTCACCTCTTCGATAATCCGTTCCGGGGTCCATTCCTTCAGGGCCTTCTCCGCCGCTGAGAATCCTCCCCGAATCCGATATTCTTCCAGGTCCAAGGGATCGATTTCTCCCGCCCATTCTGTGGCGATCCGTATCTGTCGGCCGAGAAAGGCCTCCACAGGCGGATCCCGGACATCCAGCGGCTTCGGCGTCAGTTCGTCCTCGTCGAGGTCACCGAGCAGATGATCCAGCCACCGCTGCCATGTATAGTGCAGCCGGGTAAAAAAGTTTTTTCGGCGAAAATGCCGGTGAATGATCGCGGGGACATCTTCGGGTTGCACTCGGGAATAGACCCGGCGCTGACCTTGCTTGGGGATGACTTCCACCAACGGAGTCTGATGACAAATGCCGACGCATCCCACCCGCTTGACCCGTACGGAAACACCCGCCACGGCCGCCAGACTTTTCACACGTTCATAAACCTGCCTGCTGCCCTGGGCCTGACAGCAGGACCCCAAACCGATGCGGATTTCTCCCTGGGTTGTTCCGTCCGTTTTGCCCAATAGCTCGTCCTGGGGGATGCCTTCTTTCTGCTGGTGGAGGAAGTCGGCCAGGACCTGTGGCACTCTGGTGGGCGTCAGCCGTCCGTAGGTAAGCTGATCAATCTGAATAACAGGTGCCAGAGTGCAACAGCCCAGGCACGCCACTTTTTCGATGGTGAAAAGTCCCTCCGGGTCGGTGTCTTCTCCCTGGGGAATTCTTAAATGGCGCTCCAGCGACTCCTGGATACGGGGTGCCCCTTTCACGTGACAGGCAGTTCCGTGACACACCCGAATAATGTGCTGGCCAACAGGACGGAACCGAAATTGACCGTAAAACGTTGCCACACCAACCAGTTGGGCTGGGCGGACCTGCGTCAATTCGCAGACACGTTCGAGGGCCTCCTGGGGCAGATAACGGAAATGGCTCTGAATGGCCTGGAGGATGGGAATCGCGGCTTCTGGTCCCCGTCCGCAGCGTTCCACGATCTCGTCAACAATTTGCAGGTCAATGGACGATTGCGGGGAGACGGAGCCGCCGGCACTCATTACTGAAGACAGAGGTAAGTCACTGGTTGTTTTCATGGACCGTGTGAGTACGAAAGGTCAGTTGTCTCGTCTTTCACCAGGCCAGATTTACCACCTCAGCGAGGCATGATTTTTGGTTACTGACGCTGTCGTAATTGTAACCTGTTCACCATCGGAGTCGAACATCTTCCCCAAAATGGGACGGCAGTCAGTCGGAGGATCGTGTCGTGCGCGACCCGCTTTGCTGCTGTTCCGAATGCTGGAAATTCCACGCACTTCTTGCCATCTCTACGCGTCAGTGTCCGATGCAAAAAACGTGTTTTTCGCCCCGGATATACAACCGGCCGGGCTGAAAGGCAGGGCTGGTCACACAGCCTTCACCCAGTGAGTTTTCATGCTCGATCTGGAATTCCTGATCACTGACCGTCCCCACCCAGCATGCGCCCTCTTTGGAAAACAGGTACACCCTGCCACCCGCATAGGAAGGCGACGACGCAAAGGTGTGGTCCGGGAACTCATGCTCCCAGAGCTTCTCACCGGTTTTAACGTTATAGCACGCCAGCACCGATGTGGAGGACATCCATAACACATAATGATCAAAAGCCAGCGGACTGCAGGTGTCCGGCAGGGCATCCTCCGCCTCCCAGACCTTGTGCGTCTTGGTGACATCACCCGATCCGTCCCCTCGAATGCCGTACATGTAATAGGAGTACTCGCCTCCAGCAACGACAAGATCGCCCTGGACGACGGGAGAAGGCCCGCAGTCACCTGTGGTGCCGTCAAACCGCCACCATTCCGTGCCGTTCTCCGGGTTGTAGGAAATCACAAACGGATTGGCTACCGTGATCAGTTGCAGTTTTCCAGCTAGGTTGGCAATGACGGGACTGGTCCACGAGTTGCCAGTGGGACGTGTGACCTCCCAAACGACCCGCCCAGTGGGCCCTTCGATCGCAAACAGTTTGGATTTGTCGTCATCGGGTTCTCCCTGATCGAAGAGCACGATCACCCAATTTTTGTAGGTGCACAGGGAGGAAGCGTGTCCATAAGCGTTATCCGGGATCCCCAATCCCTTGACCCAGATGATGTTTCCCTGAAAATCCAGAGCGGCCAGGTCGCCGTTGGCAAAGATGGCGTAAACGCGACGACCATCGGTCGCCACCGTGGGTGCAGCAAAGCCGGTGTCCTTCATGACCTTCGGCTTCTTGCCCCGGCTTTCGGGAGTGGGTGGGATCTCTCGTTGCCAGAGCAACTTGCCAGAATCGGCATCCAGCGCGTAGCACACCCGTCGATCTTCCGTGGCGCCCGTCACGAAAACGAACCTGTCCCATACAACGGGCGAGTTGTGCCCCGGAAGCTCGATGGCCGTTTTCCACAGGATGCCCTGACCTTCTTCCGCATTCCATTGCACGGGTGGGTCCGGATGGTTGGAAACGCCATCACCATTCGGACCACGAAATCGCGGCCAAAACCGTGCGAACTCCTCCGGAGGAGCAGCATCATTCCCGACCGGCGCCCGCGAGGATGCCGCAGATGGCCCCTTCTCGGACTTTTCAGATTGCGTCCCTTGCCCGGATGAGGCTTTCTCTGCGGATCCTCCTGTCTGAGGACCGGAACGCTGTGCCAGTTCTCCACCAGATTGGGTGGAAAGTGCTCGTTTCAACGCGAATGCCTGATGCACGCTGGCTCGTGAGTTCCAGATGAGAAATCCTCCGGCCACAATCAGCAGAACGACAAGTCCCGTCACGGCAGCCAAACGCCGGCGGGTTGCCCGCTCGAACGCCTCGTCCCACACCTCGGTCGTACTTGGATGGGGCAAGGGACGACGAAGCGTGGAGGCAATTTTGGCCGAGATCGCGAACGTGATCAGGCCGGCGATCAAGAGGAGCGTTCCCCAGCGGTTGAACGTTCTCGCTCGGAAATACTCCTGTCGCAATTCGAGATCGAGTTCGCGAATTGCTTCCTTCAGTTGTTCATTCTGGGGGTCGGCAGCCAGTTGTTTCTGAAGCGCCAGATACTGGGGAGAGTCCAAAGGATCCTTGGCCAGATGGGTGACATAGTTCCAGACCAGCAGACCAGTGACTACCAATGTGAAAGCCGCGGCGACCACCGCAATTCGGAGCGCTGCCAGGAAGCCCGGTAACGGCCCGGATGAGGTTGTTAACCCGTCGCCCGGTTGCTTCATGCGATCGCTTGTCTCCTTTGGCGAGCCCGCCGTCATAGCCTCGGTTCTCCCGAAGTATTCCATCCTAAAACTGTCGGTCACCGTACCGGTTACAGCCTCACAGAGAGCGCTGCGCCCTCGTACAATTCCGCGGGAACTTTTCCTGTCGATTCGGAAAATGGCAATTTTGTGCGTGGATTCTCCGCTTTCGAATATTCTCGCCCGTGGTAAGGTCAGCGGACATTCCCGCTGGTAACTGGGGAGGAAGCATCCGGAATTCGTGCACGAGGGAGTCGAGCAACTTCTTCCCATGAGAGCCAGCCCCGCTGGATCTGCTCTTCCGGACAGTACCAGAAACAGCGTCCGCACGCCACGCAGCGGCGGGGATCGGGGAGGTACTCTTCCCGTCGAGGCCGTGTGACCAGTTGTACGAATTTGAGGCCGATCACCAGGCCCACCCATATTCCGAAGATGGTCCCAGCACGAGCGAATACGCCAAGTCGCTCGACAGCCCTCTGGAATAAGGCGATTTCACTTTCTCCGGAATTGTGAAAAGCCTTGATGGCGTCCTGGGCGAATTTGTTATCCGGCGGCACCTGTCCCGCCTGCACCCATTGCGCCAGCCGCACCTGCGGATCCAACTGCGCCAAAACCGGATGCAAGGCGTAGCCGGCCAATCCGCCAGCAATAAGCCACAGGGGCACAGCACCAAGCATGACCGCCAGACGGCGTCGTGCTGCTCGTCGCTCTGCCCGAGGAAGCGGCGGCACAGGGGCCACGATCGCTCCGTAAGGACACGCATCCTCGCACAGCCGGCAGCGAATGCATTCGGTGGGGGGGATGCGCACATGCCACCGTGCCAGTTTGGAGCACAGGCCCAGAAGTGCTCCATAGGGGCAGAGGAACCGGCAATACGGTCGCCCGACAAAAATCCCGATCAAGAGTAAACTGCCGCCGAAAATCAACATGGATGTGGCGCCCGACCGCCGAAAAAACGCCACAAACGGATCATACTCGCAAATCACATAACTGGTGCCGGTGGCCGCGTAAAGAACGGCAAGTCCAAGATATATCCAAGAGAAAAGCCCCAGAGCATGTTCGAGCCAGTCGGGTAGCTTCTGCGGTCGAACCGCCGCAATTTCCTGAATGGCCCCCAGCGGACATACGGCCGCACAAAATACCCGGCCAAAGAATAGGGCAAAAGCAATCGGAAGGGCAAAAAAGAGAAGAACACTCCACGGAATAACGTACCGTCCATCAAAAAGTCCCTGGGCTACATCCTGAATAGCTCCAATCGGGCAGACGCACCCTTCCCGATGAAAGCCGAACCAGAACAAACTGACACCCGCCAGCACAAACAGCCCGTTCCGCGAACGTTTCGCCAGGGCCAGGTAGGTCGCTGTTCCCAGGGCGATGACGAGGGCGATCGTGTCCACCATTTCCCAAATAGGTGAGGGTGGCGGAGGCACGGGCGTTTCCGGCAGTTTATGCGAAGTAAAATCCGGCGGGGGAAAGCGCTCGACGGCCAGCGCTGCCCACCGTCCCGCCCACAGAACGGCAATCACCCCCAAAAAGAGAATCGCATTCCATCGCCTCGATGCCCCTTTTTGCGAGCGGGGAGTTTCAGGTAGCCGACAATTTTTGCTTTGTTCCTGGTTGGAAGGACGGTCAATCATATCGGATGAAACACCGAGTCAAATCTTTGGCACACAAAAAGAATGGCAATACAAATCTCCAGTTTGTACTCACAGCGCGGCGCTCGGTTTGTAGAGATGCTTCAACAGATAGGGCTGTGATGCTGGAAGGCGTACAAATGCCTGCGAAGGACAGGCAATGGCGATGGAGCACTGGTGGCAGTTCAGGCAACGGTCATGCCTCACCTGAAGGTAGAGCGATCCATTGCCAAAGGCAGCGCAACCCACCACGCACTTGCCGCACGCGATGCACAGATTCTCGTCGATGGTGTATTCGTAGTAAGGCTCTTCGACCAGTTTCCGAATGAGGGCGCCCGTGGGGCAGAGCTGATTTTCCGCCCCGGTATTGAGGGCCAGCGGCTCAGGCGGAAAATACCCAGTGCACAAATCGCAGTAGCCGCACATGGGAAAGCTGTTGACGCATTTGACGGCGGAGGGATCCAGAACGCAGTGGGTCGCGCAGTTGCCGCAGGCGATGCACTTGTAAGGGTCAATCTGCCAAACCAGAGGTTCTCCCGATGCCTTTTTCCCTGCCAGGAACCCCACCAGCCCTC
This is a stretch of genomic DNA from Thermogutta terrifontis. It encodes these proteins:
- a CDS encoding 4Fe-4S binding protein, whose amino-acid sequence is MIDRPSNQEQSKNCRLPETPRSQKGASRRWNAILFLGVIAVLWAGRWAALAVERFPPPDFTSHKLPETPVPPPPSPIWEMVDTIALVIALGTATYLALAKRSRNGLFVLAGVSLFWFGFHREGCVCPIGAIQDVAQGLFDGRYVIPWSVLLFFALPIAFALFFGRVFCAAVCPLGAIQEIAAVRPQKLPDWLEHALGLFSWIYLGLAVLYAATGTSYVICEYDPFVAFFRRSGATSMLIFGGSLLLIGIFVGRPYCRFLCPYGALLGLCSKLARWHVRIPPTECIRCRLCEDACPYGAIVAPVPPLPRAERRAARRRLAVMLGAVPLWLIAGGLAGYALHPVLAQLDPQVRLAQWVQAGQVPPDNKFAQDAIKAFHNSGESEIALFQRAVERLGVFARAGTIFGIWVGLVIGLKFVQLVTRPRREEYLPDPRRCVACGRCFWYCPEEQIQRGWLSWEEVARLPRARIPDASSPVTSGNVR
- a CDS encoding PQQ-binding-like beta-propeller repeat protein, producing the protein MTAGSPKETSDRMKQPGDGLTTSSGPLPGFLAALRIAVVAAAFTLVVTGLLVWNYVTHLAKDPLDSPQYLALQKQLAADPQNEQLKEAIRELDLELRQEYFRARTFNRWGTLLLIAGLITFAISAKIASTLRRPLPHPSTTEVWDEAFERATRRRLAAVTGLVVLLIVAGGFLIWNSRASVHQAFALKRALSTQSGGELAQRSGPQTGGSAEKASSGQGTQSEKSEKGPSAASSRAPVGNDAAPPEEFARFWPRFRGPNGDGVSNHPDPPVQWNAEEGQGILWKTAIELPGHNSPVVWDRFVFVTGATEDRRVCYALDADSGKLLWQREIPPTPESRGKKPKVMKDTGFAAPTVATDGRRVYAIFANGDLAALDFQGNIIWVKGLGIPDNAYGHASSLCTYKNWVIVLFDQGEPDDDKSKLFAIEGPTGRVVWEVTRPTGNSWTSPVIANLAGKLQLITVANPFVISYNPENGTEWWRFDGTTGDCGPSPVVQGDLVVAGGEYSYYMYGIRGDGSGDVTKTHKVWEAEDALPDTCSPLAFDHYVLWMSSTSVLACYNVKTGEKLWEHEFPDHTFASSPSYAGGRVYLFSKEGACWVGTVSDQEFQIEHENSLGEGCVTSPAFQPGRLYIRGEKHVFCIGH
- a CDS encoding NAD(P)H-dependent oxidoreductase subunit E; the encoded protein is MSAGGSVSPQSSIDLQIVDEIVERCGRGPEAAIPILQAIQSHFRYLPQEALERVCELTQVRPAQLVGVATFYGQFRFRPVGQHIIRVCHGTACHVKGAPRIQESLERHLRIPQGEDTDPEGLFTIEKVACLGCCTLAPVIQIDQLTYGRLTPTRVPQVLADFLHQQKEGIPQDELLGKTDGTTQGEIRIGLGSCCQAQGSRQVYERVKSLAAVAGVSVRVKRVGCVGICHQTPLVEVIPKQGQRRVYSRVQPEDVPAIIHRHFRRKNFFTRLHYTWQRWLDHLLGDLDEDELTPKPLDVRDPPVEAFLGRQIRIATEWAGEIDPLDLEEYRIRGGFSAAEKALKEWTPERIIEEVKQSGLRGRGGAGFPTGVKWEVVRKAQGTKKYVTCNGDEGDPGAFMDRMILESFPYRVIEGMLIAARAVGATEGIFYIRAEYPLAVERVREAIRRCEEAGILGDRILGTDHSFHVRVYGGAGAFVCGEETALIASLEGRRGMPRLRPPYPAEFGFAGQPTLVNNVETFALVPWIIRNGAARFAALGTATSKGTKVFALAGKVRRGGLIEVPMGITLREIVEQIGGGAQPGRRLKAVQVGGPSGGCIPESLFDTPVDYEALTATGAIMGSGGLIVLDDSDCMVDIARYFLRFTQDQSCGKCTLCRIGTRRMLDILDRICEGRAQPEDLPTLEDLSQTVKAGSICGLGKTAPNPVLTTLRYFREEYEAHIRGECPAGRCAPLIHYRITDACIGCTLCAQHCPVNAIRLRPYQKHFVDDQLCTRCDTCRLVCPEGAVVIESGGKIVGPSKMSIHTSPPSGPGRLEIADSAGNGVSGSIPLFDHSTQKVAITTGSSSSP
- a CDS encoding ferredoxin, whose product is MSPAGNEKRISRREMLREGIQMATFLGVGGLVGFLAGKKASGEPLVWQIDPYKCIACGNCATHCVLDPSAVKCVNSFPMCGYCDLCTGYFPPEPLALNTGAENQLCPTGALIRKLVEEPYYEYTIDENLCIACGKCVVGCAAFGNGSLYLQVRHDRCLNCHQCSIAIACPSQAFVRLPASQPYLLKHLYKPSAAL
- a CDS encoding FAD-dependent oxidoreductase, with the protein product MSSALCRVTIDGRSITVPSGTSVLKAARQLGIDIPTLCFLDGFKPQTSCLVCTVKVIENGRARMVPSCGTPVSDGMVVESETDEVAHVRRTALELLLSDHLGDCLAPCHFACPAHMDIPTMLRQIQREELREAIGTIKRDIALPATLGWVCPRPCEKGCRRNAADDPVAVCGLKRYVAEWDLASGDPYLPPCQPDSGETVAVVGAGPTGLSAAFYLRQLGHRVVLFEAADRAGGRVRFRPDPGGSPVPADILDAEIDVIFRLGVEFRPCTPLVPPGENGITLAELQKSYDAVLLALGEQMPERLEQLGIPHTPRGITVNRETFQTPLDRVFAAGNAIRGRGLVVRSCADGKLAARCIDQLLRLGRVEGVPEKFSVRMGRLEKEEIEQLATLAAPIPRTEPPPGARWDEDLAVHQAARCLHCDCRALPHCRLREYAIRYQADPNRFRGERAKLEIIARPSGIIYEPGKCILCGLCVEVTEAARAPLGLTFIGRGFDVRIGVPFNRTLEEALGDLAEQVVAICPTGALSFREGKPPLHLPVLNTVRDARG